From Meles meles chromosome 5, mMelMel3.1 paternal haplotype, whole genome shotgun sequence, one genomic window encodes:
- the ADGRF4 gene encoding adhesion G protein-coupled receptor F4: MKSQATMIGCLMFFLGIECSHYKSKVHIKDGDKLQHPEGKLKTGRIQEKCQGPCLMASNCSQPCAQHFRGEIGFTCHQNKWQKSTETCTSLSVETLFKDFSSASRLSLAASSVPVHVLDFRAPEPVESVAQGILRNCPIDYACILDVVKSSEATSGNIAFIVELLRNISTDLSDNVTQEKMKSYSEVANHILDTAAISNWSFIPDKNTSSDLLQSVNLFARQLRVHNESENLADELFIQAKGLRINHNTSEKKFNFSASMNSTTAGILGMIEIPRQELWKLSPNASQAISIAFPTLGAILKEVRSQNVSLPRPVNGLVLSVILPEGLKQVFFTFEKINKSRNARAQCVGWHSRKRRWDENACETTLEITNRVKCLCNYTNTVMSFSILMSPKSIDNKVLYYITCIGLSISIFSLILCLIIEAVVWSRVVVTEISYMRHVCIVNIAVSLLIANVWFIINSNFHKKAQDSNWCVALTFFSHFFYLSLFFWMFFKALLIIYGILVVFRRMMKSRLMAIGFAVGYGCPLVIAGTTVAVTVPEKGYMRPDACWLNWDNTKALLAFAIPALVIVAVNLVVVLVVAVNTQRPSIGSSKSQDLAIIMRISKNVAILTPLLGLTWGFGVATLIEGTSLIFHIIFALLNAFQGFFILLFGTIMDHKIRDALRMRISSLKGRTRATENASLSPTNGSKLMNR, from the exons ATGAAGTCCCAGGCAACCATGATTGGCTGTTTAATGTTCTTTCTGGGCATAGAATGTTCTCACTATAAATCCAAGGTCCACATAAAA GATGGAGATAAACTTCAACATCCTGAAGGGAAACTCAAGACTGGAAGGATACAAG AGAAATGCCAGGGACCTTGCCTCATGGCGTCCAACTGCAGCCAGCCCTGTGCTCAGCACTTTCGTGGAGAAATAGGATTTACATGTCATCAAAACAAGTGGCAAAAATCAACTGAAACATGTACAAGTCTCTCCGTGGAAACACTCTTTAAG gactTCAGTAGTGCATCACGCCTCTCCCTAGCAGCATCATCTGTGCCTGTTCACGTTCTTGATTTTCGAGCTCCAGAACCCGTGGAGAGTGTAGCCCAAGGAATCCTCAGGAACTGTCCAATCGATTATGCCTGCATACTCGATGTCGTGAAGTCATCAGAAGCTACGTCTGGAAACATCGCGTTCATAGTGGAGTTACTAAGAAATATTTCTACAGACTTGTCTGATAATGTCACCCAAGAGAAAATGAAG AGTTATAGTGAAGTGGCCAACCACATCCTTGACACAGCAGCCATTTCAAATTGGTCTTTCATTCCAGACAAAAATACCAGCTCGGATTTGTTGCAGTCAGTGAATCTGTTCGCGAGGCAACTCCGCGTGCACAATGAATCTGAGAACCTTGCGGATGAACTCTTCATTCAGGCAAAAGGGCTTCGCATCAACCACAATACCTCAGAGAAAAAGTTCAATTTCTCCGCGAGCATGAACAGTACAACAGCGGGTATCTTAGGAATGATAGAAATTCCCAGGCAAGAGCTGTGGAAGCTGTCACCAAATGCATCCCAAGCCATCAGCATAGCCTTTCCCACCTTGGGGGCCATACTGAAGGAAGTCCGCTCGCAAAATGTGAGTCTTCCTAGACCTGTAAATGGTCTCGTCCTTTCAGTGATTTTACCAGAAGGACTGAAGCAAGTCTTCTTTACCTTTGAGAAGATCAACAAATCCCGGAATGCCAGGGCCCAGTGTGTTGGCTGGCACTCGAGGAAAAGGAGGTGGGATGAGAATGCTTGTGAAACCACGCTGGAGATCACGAACAGAGTGAAATGCTTGTGTAACTACACCAACACGGTGATGTCCTTTTCCATTCTAATGTCCCCCAAATCTATAGACAACAAAGTCCTGTACTACAtcacctgcattgggctcagcaTCTCCATCTTTAGCTTGATTCTTTGCCTGATCATTGAAGCCGTGGTGTGGTCCCGGGTGGTTGTGACGGAGATATCATACATGCGTCATGTGTGCATCGTGAACATAGCTGTGTCACTCCTGATTGCTAATGTGTGGTTCATCATAAACTCTAACTTTCACAAAAAGGCCCAGGACTCCAACTGGTGTGTTGCGCTGACATTTTTCAGCCACTTTTTCtacctctctctgtttttctggaTGTTCTTCAAAGCACTGCTCATCATCTATGGAATATTGGTTGTTTTCCGTAGGATGATGAAGTCCCGCCTGATGGCCATTGGCTTTGCCGTTGGCTATGGGTGTCCACTGGTCATCGCTGGCACCACAGTTGCTGTCACAGTGCCAGAGAAAGGCTACATGAGACCGGATGCCTGTTGGCTTAACTGGGACAATACCAAAGCCCTTTTAGCATTTGCCATCCCAGCCTTAGTCATTGTGGCCGTGAATCTTGTGGTGGTTTTGGTTGTTGCTGTCAACACTCAGAGGCCCTCTATTGGCAGTTCCAAGTCTCAGGATCTGGCCATAATTATGAGGATCAGCAAAAATGTGGCCATCCTCACCCCACTGCTGGGACTGACCTGGGGTTTTGGAGTAGCTACGCTTATAGAAGGCACTTCTTTGATATTCCATATAATCTTTGCCCTGCTTAATGCTTTCCAG GGGTTCTTCATCTTGCTGTTTGGAACCATTATGGACCATAAG ATAAGAGATGCCTTGAGGATGAGGATATCTTCACTGAAGGGCAGAACAAGGGCCACAGAG aatGCATCTTTAAGCCCAACCAATGGATCTAAATTAATGAATCGTTGA